One window of the Meriones unguiculatus strain TT.TT164.6M chromosome 13 unlocalized genomic scaffold, Bangor_MerUng_6.1 Chr13_unordered_Scaffold_28, whole genome shotgun sequence genome contains the following:
- the LOC132650623 gene encoding zinc finger protein 431-like codes for MIDTYTHLTAIGYKWEDHNIEEQCQCSRRYGRHKRNQSGEKPCEYNQYGKGFSRHSELHIHRKTHAGEKHYQCNEGEKVFSQHGNLQMHKRTQTGEKPYQCNQSDKTFVCCSDLRKPERTHTGKQSCEYNHCCQAFSQQGSLQMHKRTHTREKLYESNQSSNAFSCPSSLQRHKRTHTGEKRYKCNECGKAFSNHSNLQVHKRTHTEEKPYKCNQCGKAFSNTSILQVHKRTHTGEKPYGCNQCGKAFSQPSGLHVHKRTHTGEKPYKCNQCGKAFSHPNSLENHKRTHTGEKPYKCNQCGKAFSNTSILQVHKRTHTGEKPYKCNQCGKAFSQRSGLHVHKRTHTGEKPYKCNQCGKDFSHPGSLHVHKRTHTGEKPYKCNQCGKAFSQANSLEKHKRTHTGEKPYKCNDCGKAFSQSSGLHVHKRTHTGEKPYKCNQCGKDFSHPGSLHVHKRTHTGEKPYKCNECGKAFSHHSNFQVHKRTHTGEKPYKCNQCGKSFSNTSILQVHKQTHTGEKPYKCNQCGKAFSQPSSLHVHKRTHTGEKPYKCNQCGKAFSQPSSLEKHKRTHTGEKHYKCNDCVKAFSQPSGLHVHKRTHTGEKPYKCNDCVKAFSQRSGLHVHKRTHTGEKPYKCNQCGKDFSHPGSLHVHKRTHTGEKPYKCNQCGKAFSQPSSLEKHKRTHTGEKHYKCNDCVKAFSQPSGLHVHKRTHTGEKPYKCNQCGKAFSQFNRLQVHKRTHSGEKPYECNQCDTAFASCSGLQRDKRIHTSEKP; via the exons atgatagacacCTACACGCACCTTACAgccatag gctacaagtgggaagaccataatattgaagaacagtgtcaatgttctagaagatatggaag GCATAAAAGGAATCAGAGTGGAGAGAAACCATGcgaatataatcaatatggtaaagGCTTTTCACGACATAGTGAActccacatacatagaaaaacacatgctggagagaaacattatcaATGTAATGAGGGTGAGAAAGTCTTTTCCCAACATGGaaatctccaaatgcataaaagaacacaaacaggagAGAAACCATACCAATGTAATCAAAGTGATAAAACCTTTGTATGTTGCAGTGATCTCCGAAAGcctgaaagaactcatactggaaaGCAGTCCTGTGAATATAATCATTGTTgtcaagccttttcacaacagggtagtctccaaatgcataaaagaacacatactagagagaaactttatgaatctAACCAAAGTAGTAATGCCTTTTCATgccccagtagtctccaaaggcataagagaacacatactggagagaaacgctacaaatgtaatgaatgtggtaaagccttttcaaaccacagtaatctccaggtgcataaacgaacacatactgaagagaaaccctacaaatgtaatcagtgtgggaaagccttttcaaacactagtattctccaggtgcacaaacgaacacatactggagagaaaccctacggatgtaatcagtgtggtaaagccttttcacaacccagtggtctccatgtgcataaaagaacacatactggagagaaaccctacaaatgtaatcagtgtgggaaagccttttcacatcccaATAGTCTCgaaaaccataaaagaacacatactggagagaaaccttacaaatgtaatcagtgcgggaaagccttttcaaacactagtattctccaggtgcacaaaagaacacatactggagagaaaccctacaaatgtaatcagtgtgggaaagccttttcacaacgcagtggtctccatgtgcataaaagaacacatactggagagaaaccctacaaatgtaatcagtgtggtaaagactTTTCACACCCCggtagtctccatgtgcataaaagaacacatactggagagaaaccctacaaatgtaatcagtgtgggaaagccttttcacaagccAATAGTCtcgaaaagcataaaagaacacatactggagagaaaccttacaaatgtaatgattgtggtaaagccttttcacaaagcagtggtctccatgtgcataaaagaacacatactggagagaaaccctacaaatgtaatcagtgtgggaaagacttttcacaccctggtagtctccatgtgcataaaagaacacatactggagagaaaccttacaaatgtaatgagtgtggtaaagccttttcacaccacaGTAATTTccaggtgcataaaagaacacatactggagagaaaccctacaaatgtaatcagtgcgggaaatccttttcaaacactagtattctccaggtgcacaaacaaacacatactggagagaaaccctacaaatgtaatcagtgtggtaaagccttttcacaacccagtagtctccatgtgcataaaagaacacatactggagagaaaccctacaaatgtaatcagtgtgggaaagccttttcacaacccagtagtctcgaaaagcataaaagaacacatactggagagaaacattacaaatgtaatgattgtgttaaagccttttcacaacccagtggtctccatgtgcataaaagaacacatactggagagaaaccttacaaatgtaatgattgtgttaaagccttttcacaacgcagtggtctccatgtgcataaaagaacacatactggagagaaaccctacaaatgtaatcagtgtggtaaagactTTTCACACCCCggtagtctccatgtgcataaaagaacacatactggagagaaaccctacaaatgtaatcagtgtgggaaagccttttcacaacccagtagtctcgaaaagcataaaagaacacatactggagagaaacattacaaatgtaatgattgtgttaaagccttttcacaacccagtggtctccatgtgcataaaagaacacatactggagagaaaccctacaaatgtaatcagtgtggaaaagccttttcacaattca